A single Anatilimnocola floriformis DNA region contains:
- a CDS encoding NADH-quinone oxidoreductase subunit J family protein gives MMNPLMTNLLAAQMVNWHSFTFLFFALLACGFGAAVLATSNVVRMAFYLTLSLGATAGLFFLAGAEFVGAMQLMIYVGGTLVLLIFGVMLTAQERFINMKTGAGEWVTGLIVGGTLLVLLVRTAFSIPSWTTGPTTVVDGKETAAVIAPFESRTSTKIGLALSGVRVDKPEVADPVRRQGMVGYLLPFVIISMHLLTVLIGAGYMARTKKVRTGRVLEAPARAVPANRKFPFMVKVGIIKGFVINAFLVITLVAALARKIVLPTEGQFGEWSQAFLAKVYALPGWVLPALVLTLIVNLLLLFVVLNWQKWGVVGLLIVPLIQFMFMVNGNVSPLVAGGVAAVMLIPAVALALLCAFGSRPTVWSQME, from the coding sequence ATGATGAACCCACTGATGACGAATCTGCTGGCCGCTCAAATGGTGAATTGGCATTCGTTCACGTTTTTGTTTTTCGCGCTGTTGGCATGCGGCTTTGGTGCTGCGGTGTTGGCGACAAGCAACGTGGTGCGGATGGCCTTTTATCTGACGCTGTCGCTGGGTGCGACGGCTGGTTTGTTCTTTCTCGCCGGGGCTGAGTTCGTCGGCGCGATGCAACTAATGATCTATGTCGGCGGCACGCTCGTGCTGCTGATCTTCGGTGTGATGCTCACCGCGCAAGAACGCTTCATCAACATGAAGACGGGTGCCGGTGAATGGGTGACTGGCCTGATCGTCGGCGGCACCTTGCTGGTGTTGCTCGTTCGCACGGCTTTCAGCATTCCGAGCTGGACGACTGGTCCCACGACTGTGGTCGATGGCAAGGAAACAGCAGCGGTGATTGCTCCGTTCGAATCGCGGACGAGCACAAAGATTGGCTTGGCACTGTCTGGCGTTCGGGTCGACAAGCCTGAAGTAGCCGATCCTGTTCGCCGTCAGGGAATGGTTGGCTACTTGCTGCCGTTCGTGATTATCTCGATGCACTTGTTGACGGTGCTCATCGGCGCGGGCTACATGGCCCGTACGAAGAAAGTTCGGACCGGCCGAGTGCTCGAAGCGCCGGCGCGAGCGGTTCCTGCCAATCGCAAGTTTCCGTTCATGGTCAAGGTTGGCATCATCAAGGGCTTTGTGATCAACGCCTTCCTGGTGATTACGCTGGTGGCCGCGCTGGCACGCAAGATCGTGCTGCCGACCGAAGGTCAATTCGGCGAATGGTCGCAAGCATTTTTGGCCAAGGTTTATGCTTTGCCGGGTTGGGTTTTGCCCGCCTTGGTTCTGACTCTTATTGTCAATTTGCTCCTGCTGTTTGTCGTGCTCAACTGGCAAAAGTGGGGTGTGGTTGGTTTGCTCATCGTGCCGCTCATCCAGTTCATGTTCATGGTGAACGGCAACGTTTCGCCACTCGTGGCGGGCGGGGTTGCGGCAGTGATGTTGATTCCGGCAGTGGCCCTGGCGCTGCTTTGTGCGTTTGGCTCGCGTCCGACCGTTTGGTCGCAGATGGAATAG
- a CDS encoding NADH-quinone oxidoreductase subunit 5 family protein: MDVLPKLLAAAVLLPLASFVVILIGATWFNVRKGGAYIATGAIIGAAVLSFVSLFLVWLPKHFPAPAHHGESHAAATDDHTHSHDGESHSHDDAKPADHAKDEHGHDDHGHDAHHSTNVPAVTGEYYTLGQFGSLRLVISYYIDSLTLTMFCMVTLIASCIHFYAIGYMHDELHDITDHEVTTSDGKHLHRPGRFPRFFQALSLFCFSMLGLVLSGNIAMVFCFWELVGICSYFLIGFYVERKSASTAANKAFIVNRVGDFGMIIGLLAIWSSLGTFAFGDIDRNGEKGIQTEERGLFSLVRPEENHNQLTVPDGMVIADAQEKVAEIAVDRAGMRNGDVNTIAEIKAHHLDKWRAEGFGYWLLVVAGVGIFCGCVGKSAQFPLHVWLPDAMEGPTPVSALVHSATMVAAGVYLVGRFFPVFVPEVLLVIATIGGITLFMAATIAITATDIKRVLAYSTVSQLGYMMLSLGVGGWKAGLMHLVTHAFFKSLLFMCSGSVIHAVHTNDMRKMGGLLKKMPVTAITMLIGCLAIAGVGVPFLVGFSGYYSKDMILEQALSFRIANPAVPWSGVFFVAAAGGAAITAFYMFRMWYMTFVGKPRDKHAYDHAHESPPVMYVPLVILSVFAIAVAWNISLLGYALIAGTFFIAKGMKDGWFKSAGGHDHAHDDHGHGHDSHDTHSHDSHGHDAHAHDTHKAHDHHDSHGHDDHHAHDHGGGLTLTWSWVGIMLATTLIVGTLAIPMFSRLGNSVSGLTLDGLLSQSEPLGLGTSMAGKWTKATWPTEHIAHDPANFGSIVAPATLLATGTWLGGIGLATLMYGLGYLNAEDVRRQFSPIYSFLVNKWWFDELYDFIFVRPTLLIGRVISGIDKNWIDGFIDWLSRAVVWFSKKWELIADRGIVDGSINIFAGWMYSAGLSLRSVQTGLLRQYVVFIVVGAIAVFVIISFFWTPLLIAK, from the coding sequence ATGGACGTCCTCCCAAAATTGCTCGCGGCGGCCGTGCTCTTGCCACTGGCCTCGTTCGTCGTGATCCTGATCGGCGCGACTTGGTTCAACGTGCGCAAAGGCGGCGCGTACATTGCCACTGGCGCCATCATTGGCGCGGCGGTGTTGTCGTTCGTCTCGCTGTTCCTGGTCTGGCTGCCGAAGCACTTTCCGGCGCCGGCCCACCACGGCGAATCGCACGCAGCGGCGACCGACGACCACACTCATTCGCATGATGGTGAGTCGCACTCGCATGACGATGCCAAGCCAGCTGACCATGCGAAAGATGAGCATGGCCATGATGACCACGGCCACGATGCCCATCACTCGACCAATGTGCCTGCCGTCACCGGCGAGTACTACACGCTGGGCCAGTTCGGCAGCCTGCGATTGGTCATCAGCTATTACATCGATTCGCTGACGCTCACCATGTTCTGCATGGTGACGCTCATTGCCTCGTGCATTCACTTCTACGCCATCGGTTACATGCACGATGAGTTGCATGACATTACCGATCACGAAGTAACCACTTCGGACGGCAAGCATTTGCATCGTCCGGGGCGGTTCCCGCGGTTCTTTCAAGCCCTGTCGCTGTTCTGCTTTAGCATGCTCGGCCTGGTCCTCAGCGGCAACATCGCAATGGTGTTCTGCTTCTGGGAACTCGTGGGCATTTGCTCGTACTTCCTGATCGGCTTTTATGTCGAACGGAAGAGTGCTTCGACGGCTGCTAATAAGGCGTTCATCGTCAATCGCGTCGGCGACTTCGGCATGATCATCGGCCTGTTGGCCATTTGGTCGAGCCTGGGAACGTTCGCCTTTGGCGACATCGACCGCAACGGCGAAAAGGGAATTCAAACCGAAGAGCGAGGCTTGTTCTCGCTGGTTCGCCCTGAAGAAAATCACAATCAGCTGACCGTGCCCGATGGTATGGTGATCGCCGATGCTCAAGAGAAGGTCGCTGAGATTGCCGTCGATCGCGCTGGCATGCGAAACGGCGATGTGAACACGATCGCTGAAATCAAAGCTCACCACCTCGATAAATGGCGGGCCGAAGGGTTTGGCTATTGGCTGCTGGTAGTCGCAGGCGTCGGTATTTTCTGCGGATGCGTTGGTAAGAGTGCTCAGTTTCCGCTGCACGTCTGGTTGCCGGACGCGATGGAAGGCCCGACCCCGGTTTCCGCGCTCGTCCACTCGGCGACGATGGTGGCCGCCGGCGTGTATCTCGTCGGCCGCTTCTTTCCCGTGTTCGTGCCGGAAGTTCTTCTGGTGATCGCCACGATTGGCGGCATCACGCTGTTTATGGCCGCGACGATTGCGATCACGGCGACTGACATTAAGCGAGTTCTCGCTTATTCGACGGTCAGCCAACTCGGTTACATGATGTTGTCTCTCGGCGTCGGCGGTTGGAAAGCCGGCCTGATGCACTTGGTGACGCATGCGTTTTTCAAGAGTCTCTTGTTCATGTGTTCGGGCTCCGTCATTCACGCGGTGCACACGAACGACATGCGAAAGATGGGCGGCCTGCTGAAGAAGATGCCGGTCACTGCCATCACGATGCTCATCGGCTGCCTGGCGATTGCCGGTGTCGGTGTGCCGTTCCTGGTCGGTTTCAGCGGCTACTACTCGAAGGATATGATCCTCGAACAAGCCCTGTCCTTCCGAATTGCCAATCCCGCCGTGCCATGGTCGGGCGTGTTCTTCGTCGCTGCTGCCGGTGGTGCTGCGATCACGGCGTTCTACATGTTCCGCATGTGGTACATGACGTTCGTCGGCAAGCCCCGTGACAAGCACGCGTATGATCATGCTCACGAGTCGCCCCCGGTGATGTACGTGCCGCTGGTCATCCTCAGCGTCTTTGCGATTGCGGTCGCCTGGAATATCAGCCTGCTCGGTTATGCGTTGATCGCCGGCACGTTCTTCATCGCCAAGGGCATGAAGGATGGTTGGTTCAAGTCGGCTGGTGGACACGACCACGCTCATGACGATCACGGACACGGCCACGATTCGCATGACACCCATAGTCACGATTCGCATGGTCATGACGCTCACGCTCACGACACACACAAAGCTCACGATCACCACGATAGCCACGGCCATGACGATCATCACGCTCACGATCACGGCGGCGGTTTGACGCTGACTTGGTCTTGGGTGGGAATCATGCTCGCTACGACGTTGATCGTCGGCACGCTGGCGATTCCGATGTTCTCGCGGCTTGGCAATTCGGTGAGCGGTTTGACGCTCGACGGTCTGCTGTCGCAATCGGAACCGTTGGGCCTCGGCACGAGCATGGCGGGCAAATGGACGAAGGCGACCTGGCCGACCGAGCACATTGCTCACGACCCGGCCAACTTCGGATCGATCGTCGCTCCGGCTACGTTGCTCGCGACTGGCACCTGGCTTGGTGGCATTGGTCTGGCCACGCTGATGTATGGCCTTGGATACCTGAACGCTGAAGATGTCCGTCGGCAGTTCTCGCCGATCTACAGCTTCCTGGTGAATAAGTGGTGGTTCGACGAGTTGTACGACTTCATTTTCGTGCGACCGACGCTCCTCATCGGCCGTGTGATTTCCGGCATCGATAAGAATTGGATCGATGGATTTATCGACTGGCTGTCGCGAGCCGTTGTTTGGTTCTCAAAGAAGTGGGAACTGATTGCCGATCGTGGCATCGTCGATGGCAGCATCAACATTTTCGCTGGTTGGATGTACTCGGCGGGCCTTAGCCTGCGGAGCGTTCAAACTGGCTTGTTGCGTCAGTATGTGGTGTTCATCGTAGTGGGCGCGATCGCGGTGTTCGTGATCATCAGCTTTTTCTGGACCCCGCTTCTGATCGCCAAGTAA
- the nuoK gene encoding NADH-quinone oxidoreductase subunit NuoK, whose translation MNPLVDPVSVSHYLAVGAVLFVLGVICMATKRNALGVLMGIELVLNGANINFVAFGSKFLRNDTLGLDGELMALFVIVLAAAEAAVALAIALNFYNNHATIDVDHADELKG comes from the coding sequence ATGAATCCGCTGGTCGATCCAGTTTCCGTATCGCACTACCTGGCCGTTGGCGCGGTCTTGTTCGTGCTCGGTGTCATTTGCATGGCAACCAAGCGCAATGCGCTGGGCGTGCTGATGGGCATCGAGTTGGTGTTGAACGGGGCGAATATCAACTTCGTCGCTTTCGGCAGCAAGTTTTTGCGGAACGATACGCTCGGCCTGGATGGCGAGTTAATGGCGTTGTTTGTGATTGTGTTGGCGGCAGCGGAAGCAGCCGTGGCACTCGCGATCGCGCTGAACTTTTACAACAACCATGCGACGATTGACGTCGACCATGCAGATGAGTTGAAGGGCTAA
- the nuoH gene encoding NADH-quinone oxidoreductase subunit NuoH — protein sequence MAQFINSCLDWFFKLFGSSVGPESLLGYGLAAIVHIALLIQVVAVGALIFIWLERKVAGRIQDRLGPTRVGGKFGWLQTLADGIKLITKEDLTPKDADVMLFKLAPYISFAAGFTAYMVLPFANGWSASEVNVGVFFFVAILGLEVFGVILAGYASGSKWSLFGGMREAAQVVSYEVPMGMCIVIPVLIAGTMNLTTIGNQQDGWFSNWLIFHDPATFIVFWVYFTCAIASVNRAPFDLAEAESELVAGFHTEYSGLRWSFFFMAEYGSMFSVSVLASILFFGAWNGPFPIFTEILPSITGLEWAYKPGETDWRILGFVSQVAGVHNVLLKATIGVTVMMWVRWTLPRLRIDQVLTTCLKYCVPLGAVCFIGATFWQLLALPSLNEAAPGPQQYTWKEPELPAGAKKSSGLKKASTRVAWIGRAGVREGWVVPGAAPSVARPAEAKPAEKVTAAVSQEAAR from the coding sequence GGACTGGTTTTTTAAGCTGTTCGGCTCGTCCGTCGGCCCAGAAAGCCTGCTGGGATACGGGCTCGCCGCCATCGTTCATATCGCCCTGTTGATTCAGGTCGTCGCCGTTGGCGCGCTGATCTTCATCTGGCTCGAACGTAAAGTCGCCGGCCGCATTCAAGACCGCCTTGGTCCCACTCGCGTCGGTGGCAAGTTCGGCTGGCTGCAAACCTTGGCGGACGGCATCAAGCTGATCACCAAAGAAGATCTCACGCCCAAAGATGCGGACGTGATGCTCTTCAAGCTCGCTCCGTATATCAGCTTCGCGGCCGGTTTCACCGCATATATGGTGTTGCCGTTTGCCAATGGCTGGTCGGCATCGGAAGTAAATGTCGGCGTCTTCTTCTTCGTGGCGATTCTCGGCCTCGAAGTGTTCGGCGTGATCCTCGCCGGTTATGCCTCGGGCTCGAAGTGGTCGCTGTTCGGCGGCATGCGTGAAGCGGCTCAGGTCGTGAGCTATGAAGTGCCGATGGGCATGTGCATCGTTATTCCGGTGTTAATCGCCGGTACGATGAACCTGACGACGATCGGTAATCAGCAAGACGGCTGGTTCTCGAATTGGCTGATTTTTCACGATCCGGCCACCTTCATTGTGTTCTGGGTCTACTTCACCTGTGCCATCGCCAGCGTGAATCGAGCCCCGTTCGACTTGGCCGAAGCAGAAAGCGAACTCGTGGCCGGTTTCCATACGGAATACTCCGGTCTGCGTTGGTCGTTCTTCTTCATGGCCGAATACGGCTCGATGTTCTCGGTCAGCGTGCTGGCCTCGATCCTGTTCTTCGGCGCGTGGAATGGTCCATTCCCGATCTTTACCGAGATCTTGCCGTCGATCACTGGTTTGGAGTGGGCCTACAAGCCCGGCGAAACCGATTGGCGAATCCTGGGCTTCGTCTCGCAGGTGGCTGGCGTGCACAACGTGCTGCTGAAGGCCACGATCGGTGTGACGGTGATGATGTGGGTTCGCTGGACTCTGCCTCGGCTCCGCATCGATCAGGTTTTGACGACTTGCTTGAAGTACTGCGTTCCACTGGGCGCGGTCTGCTTTATCGGTGCCACGTTCTGGCAATTGCTTGCTTTGCCTTCGCTCAACGAAGCTGCTCCTGGTCCGCAGCAATACACTTGGAAAGAACCGGAATTGCCCGCTGGTGCCAAAAAGAGCAGCGGCTTGAAGAAAGCCAGTACTCGTGTGGCCTGGATTGGTCGGGCTGGTGTGCGTGAAGGTTGGGTGGTGCCTGGCGCTGCTCCCTCGGTCGCTCGTCCGGCTGAAGCCAAGCCAGCTGAAAAAGTAACTGCAGCCGTCTCGCAGGAGGCTGCACGATGA